The Methanothrix soehngenii GP6 genome has a window encoding:
- a CDS encoding type II toxin-antitoxin system VapC family toxin: protein MRNIFLYSVFEHPTYGKSCRGFLKHVENDEIKGFTSDLVLNEVFHKLMIADIAEIEGIEARNVAGLIKRRPDVIGELKRLWAEMELISNFGISVLSTTAYPEFVRLSKEYMLTAADAAHLATMEANGIISMASNDRDFKRVPWLKLWRPEIVN, encoded by the coding sequence ATGCGAAATATATTCCTTTACTCAGTTTTCGAGCATCCCACTTACGGAAAGAGCTGCAGGGGATTCCTAAAGCATGTGGAGAACGATGAGATAAAAGGTTTCACATCCGATCTGGTTTTGAATGAAGTATTTCATAAGCTCATGATTGCAGATATCGCCGAGATTGAGGGGATCGAGGCCAGAAATGTTGCTGGTTTGATAAAGAGGAGGCCAGACGTAATAGGAGAATTAAAACGACTTTGGGCTGAGATGGAGTTAATATCCAACTTTGGGATATCTGTCCTGAGCACAACAGCATATCCTGAATTTGTTAGGCTTTCCAAGGAATATATGCTAACCGCCGCGGATGCAGCCCATCTCGCGACAATGGAAGCAAATGGCATCATTAGCATGGCCAGCAATGATCGGGACTTCAAAAGGGTTCCATGGCTGAAATTATGGAGACCTGAGATTGTTAATTAG
- a CDS encoding PIN domain-containing protein, whose product MSFLFPTDKSERAREILEMSNGPIITISILEEAAYVGLSLIYGCHGFKLRDQLKMKLKETARVFLERLKSFLVEFRIKLLSMPEDPDLLLKAVEAYRLLPNDAAIVAACQYYGIEKIATFDSDFNRVASLYVIR is encoded by the coding sequence ATCTCTTTCCTATTCCCAACAGATAAATCAGAGAGGGCCAGAGAGATCCTTGAAATGTCAAACGGTCCGATCATAACCATAAGCATTTTGGAAGAAGCGGCATATGTTGGACTTTCACTCATCTATGGTTGCCACGGATTTAAGTTGAGAGATCAACTGAAAATGAAGCTCAAAGAGACAGCCAGGGTCTTTCTTGAGCGCCTTAAATCATTCTTGGTTGAATTCAGGATTAAGCTCTTATCAATGCCCGAGGATCCCGATCTTCTTTTAAAAGCAGTTGAGGCTTACAGATTGCTTCCCAATGATGCAGCTATCGTTGCTGCCTGCCAATATTACGGGATAGAGAAAATAGCCACGTTTGATAGCGATTTCAATAGAGTTGCATCTCTATATGTAATTCGATAA
- a CDS encoding type II toxin-antitoxin system HicB family antitoxin, with translation MKFKITIEKDDDGRYVAECLDLPGCLSEGETLEEAIENINEAIIGCLKSRLKTAGEKLKIPFFDRRLDISIDLTGNSYAQASTG, from the coding sequence ATGAAATTTAAGATTACCATTGAGAAAGATGATGATGGCAGATACGTGGCTGAATGCCTTGACCTTCCGGGCTGCCTTTCCGAAGGAGAGACTTTGGAGGAGGCCATAGAGAACATAAACGAGGCCATCATAGGATGCCTGAAATCCCGGCTGAAGACTGCAGGAGAAAAGCTCAAAATACCCTTCTTTGACCGCAGGCTCGACATATCTATAGATCTGACAGGTAACTCGTATGCACAAGCTTCCACGGGCTAG
- a CDS encoding type II toxin-antitoxin system HicA family toxin, producing the protein MAAFKRAGWVVNHIEGSHYIMVKEGSDVHLSIPVHKGKDLGIGLLKKLIAKAELDKDEYINNFYSK; encoded by the coding sequence GTGGCTGCGTTTAAAAGGGCTGGATGGGTGGTGAATCACATAGAGGGCAGCCACTACATCATGGTTAAAGAAGGAAGCGATGTCCATTTATCCATACCAGTGCATAAGGGAAAGGATCTGGGCATTGGACTTCTTAAAAAGCTCATAGCGAAAGCAGAACTTGATAAGGACGAATATATAAATAATTTTTATAGTAAGTAA
- a CDS encoding antitoxin AF2212-like protein — translation MKVKAIYKSHVLRPVGDLDLEEGEEVELEIKKNIVKRTYGLIKLDAESIDEIIEDTKYGSQCFRDK, via the coding sequence TTGAAGGTAAAAGCCATTTACAAAAGTCACGTACTGAGGCCAGTTGGAGACCTGGATCTGGAAGAGGGCGAGGAAGTCGAATTAGAGATTAAGAAAAATATTGTAAAGAGAACATATGGGTTGATTAAACTTGACGCAGAATCGATAGATGAAATCATAGAGGATACGAAATATGGGTCACAATGCTTCCGAGATAAATAG
- a CDS encoding IS110 family RNA-guided transposase translates to MDSDKEIVCGADIHRDFLIATMISRSGLKLQERFNMNQDGLLAFRSWIINHRCQRLAVESTGGFWYPIFTILEGHVEFILANAYQIRNIEHKKTDKLDSERIAIYCLNNLITPSRIYPKDYRDLRSITRARETLVNARSKIKNQIHQSLSTCCIKLSSVISDSFGKSGRYIIDRLLEGKTIDQIISGIPSKRIRKKEDELREAIKNGLDPVQVFLIKANLDVIDDISKKIKILEAEIAEKVKPFEDDLKIILSVPGVGFISAATIIAEMGDYRDFPSADKMAKYFGIVPSVYQSAGKLRTGKITKTGSKHMRRILVEVAKAISRTKKNSRLMRFFQRILARCGKKNIATVALARKVLCIIYHLLMNHENYQEPEVTKTKPKIPSSVSPIRMMDIDEMIKIISQAGYLVEKDLKEGCG, encoded by the coding sequence ATGGACTCAGATAAGGAAATAGTTTGCGGAGCAGATATCCACAGGGATTTTCTTATTGCTACAATGATATCCCGAAGTGGATTGAAGCTCCAAGAACGTTTTAATATGAACCAAGATGGCCTCTTGGCATTCAGATCCTGGATAATAAACCACAGATGCCAGAGGCTGGCTGTAGAATCCACGGGAGGTTTTTGGTATCCTATCTTCACCATTCTAGAAGGTCATGTCGAATTTATCCTGGCCAATGCATATCAGATCCGGAATATTGAGCACAAGAAAACCGATAAACTTGATTCGGAACGAATCGCGATATATTGTCTCAATAATCTCATCACGCCCTCCAGAATCTATCCAAAAGACTACCGAGATCTAAGAAGCATAACTCGTGCTCGTGAGACACTGGTCAATGCAAGGTCCAAAATCAAGAACCAGATTCATCAATCACTTTCGACCTGCTGCATCAAGCTCTCCTCAGTCATATCCGACTCTTTTGGCAAATCTGGAAGATATATCATTGATAGGCTTCTGGAAGGAAAGACGATCGATCAGATCATATCTGGAATACCTTCGAAGAGGATTCGGAAAAAGGAGGACGAACTCAGAGAAGCCATCAAGAATGGATTAGATCCCGTTCAGGTATTTTTGATCAAGGCAAATCTTGATGTCATAGATGATATTAGCAAGAAGATAAAAATTCTGGAAGCTGAGATCGCCGAAAAAGTCAAACCCTTCGAGGATGATTTGAAAATTATTTTGTCTGTTCCAGGTGTTGGATTCATTTCGGCAGCTACCATTATTGCAGAAATGGGAGATTACAGGGACTTTCCGAGTGCGGATAAGATGGCAAAATACTTCGGTATTGTGCCTTCGGTCTACCAATCGGCAGGGAAGCTGCGAACTGGGAAGATCACTAAGACGGGATCTAAGCATATGCGAAGGATCTTGGTGGAAGTTGCAAAAGCCATATCCAGGACCAAGAAGAATTCAAGGTTAATGAGATTCTTCCAGAGGATATTGGCAAGGTGCGGAAAGAAGAATATTGCAACCGTTGCGCTCGCCAGAAAAGTGCTCTGCATCATCTATCATTTGCTTATGAATCACGAGAATTATCAAGAACCAGAGGTCACGAAAACCAAACCAAAAATTCCCAGCTCTGTTTCGCCCATAAGAATGATGGATATCGACGAGATGATAAAGATCATCAGTCAGGCAGGATACTTGGTGGAGAAAGATTTGAAGGAGGGATGCGGATGA
- a CDS encoding type II toxin-antitoxin system HicB family antitoxin has product MRFKVIISNGEDGWLVIECPSLPGCVSQGRTVEEALENIKDAIQGCLNVLGDRTTADPIERLRWRPW; this is encoded by the coding sequence ATGCGGTTTAAGGTCATTATCAGCAATGGTGAAGATGGCTGGCTGGTTATAGAATGTCCCTCTCTGCCAGGTTGCGTCTCACAGGGAAGAACCGTCGAAGAGGCCCTGGAAAACATCAAGGATGCTATACAGGGATGCCTGAACGTGCTTGGCGATAGAACGACAGCAGATCCAATCGAACGTCTGAGATGGCGGCCATGGTAG
- a CDS encoding UPF0175 family protein, which yields MTADIDVLKEGIEGLIRAGYYKNREALMDEAFRTMIEVKPFIRLEMAVELYKSEKISMSRAAEIAGISIEGFKSFLESRGIKRIVHAPPRERLEKGVDAILG from the coding sequence ATGACTGCAGATATAGATGTTCTCAAAGAAGGAATTGAGGGCCTGATTCGAGCAGGCTATTACAAGAATCGAGAAGCTTTGATGGATGAGGCCTTCAGAACGATGATCGAGGTAAAACCATTTATTAGATTGGAAATGGCAGTTGAGCTGTATAAATCAGAAAAGATATCTATGAGCAGGGCAGCAGAGATCGCCGGAATCTCTATAGAGGGATTTAAGAGCTTTTTAGAATCAAGAGGAATAAAGAGAATAGTACATGCTCCGCCTCGGGAACGGCTAGAAAAGGGAGTTGACGCGATTCTTGGATAA
- a CDS encoding UDP-N-acetylglucosamine 2-epimerase, translating into MTIAIILGTRPEIIKMAPVIRECQRRGLDYSIIHTGQHYSYHMDRIFFEQLELPQPDHNLDVGSGNHGEQTGRILADLESDHLR; encoded by the coding sequence ATGACCATTGCAATCATCCTCGGGACCAGGCCGGAGATCATCAAGATGGCTCCGGTGATTCGGGAGTGCCAGCGCCGCGGCCTGGACTACAGCATCATCCACACCGGCCAGCACTACTCCTATCACATGGACCGGATATTCTTCGAGCAGCTGGAGCTACCGCAGCCAGATCATAATTTAGATGTAGGCTCCGGCAATCACGGCGAGCAGACGGGGCGGATCTTGGCAGATCTGGAATCCGATCATCTGAGGTAA
- a CDS encoding glycosyltransferase family 2 protein, whose amino-acid sequence MSFVIAAMPAYNEERSIAKMVLGCKKYVDQVVVVDDGSSDATASIAEALGAYVVRHEKNSGYGAALRSCFETARNLGAEKMVIIDSDGQHDASEIPELLDPLNNGCDLVIGSRFCDGNGENIPAYRKVGMKVLDVATSVAGGVSVTDSQSGFRAYGQRAIESIYIKDSGMSAGSEVLLQAKDNDLSIKEVPIHCRYDVERASTQNPVSHGVKTLIKILHDMELRRPLYYFTVPGILLAAVGVGMGLDFLRVFYHGGSLAYGPTLLMILLTLVGSFLAMTGIILHSISKMMIEFKNEIEQIRKANHVHGHNAGNGARDN is encoded by the coding sequence ATGTCATTTGTCATAGCTGCCATGCCTGCCTACAATGAGGAGAGGTCCATCGCCAAGATGGTTTTAGGCTGCAAGAAGTACGTCGACCAGGTGGTTGTGGTCGACGACGGCAGCTCTGACGCCACGGCGAGCATAGCCGAAGCTCTGGGGGCTTATGTGGTTCGGCATGAGAAGAACAGCGGCTATGGCGCGGCACTCCGTTCCTGCTTTGAGACAGCACGCAATCTGGGGGCGGAAAAGATGGTGATCATAGACTCGGACGGCCAGCATGATGCCTCTGAGATTCCCGAGCTCCTCGATCCACTCAACAATGGCTGCGATCTGGTTATAGGCTCCCGGTTCTGCGACGGCAACGGCGAAAACATTCCCGCCTATCGGAAGGTGGGGATGAAGGTCCTCGATGTGGCGACCAGTGTTGCCGGGGGGGTCAGCGTCACCGATAGCCAGAGCGGCTTTCGAGCCTATGGGCAAAGGGCGATAGAGAGCATCTACATCAAGGACAGCGGCATGTCCGCCGGCTCGGAGGTCCTCTTGCAGGCCAAGGACAATGATCTGTCCATCAAGGAGGTTCCGATCCACTGCCGGTACGATGTGGAGAGGGCCTCGACCCAGAATCCCGTATCCCACGGGGTGAAGACGCTGATCAAGATCCTGCATGATATGGAGCTGAGAAGGCCGCTTTATTACTTCACAGTGCCTGGGATTCTGCTGGCGGCAGTGGGGGTTGGAATGGGGCTGGATTTTCTGCGAGTGTTTTATCATGGGGGGAGCCTGGCGTATGGGCCTACGCTGCTTATGATATTGCTGACGCTGGTGGGGTCCTTCCTGGCCATGACCGGGATCATATTGCACAGCATATCCAAGATGATGATTGAATTCAAGAATGAGATCGAGCAGATAAGAAAAGCGAACCATGTCCATGGCCACAATGCTGGGAATGGAGCCAGAGATAATTAG
- a CDS encoding GxxExxY protein — MQSSPERLRADALSREIIGAAIEVHRHLGPGLFESVYEECLCCELGLRGISFRRQVPLPLSYKGLNLDCGYRLDILVDDLVIVELKAVEEINFLHEAQLLTYLKLRNTWLGLLINFNVRMLRDGITRLVNG, encoded by the coding sequence ATGCAATCCTCTCCTGAGAGACTGAGAGCGGATGCTCTCTCCAGAGAGATCATCGGCGCAGCCATCGAGGTTCATCGCCATCTCGGCCCCGGGCTTTTCGAATCCGTCTATGAGGAGTGCCTCTGCTGCGAGTTGGGTCTGAGGGGGATTAGTTTTCGGCGCCAGGTCCCACTGCCACTGAGTTACAAGGGCCTAAATCTGGATTGCGGCTACCGGCTTGATATCCTGGTGGATGACCTGGTGATTGTAGAGCTAAAGGCGGTGGAGGAGATCAATTTCCTCCACGAGGCTCAGCTTCTGACCTACCTGAAATTAAGGAATACGTGGCTTGGGTTGCTCATCAATTTCAATGTCAGGATGCTGAGGGATGGGATAACAAGACTCGTGAATGGGTAA
- a CDS encoding DUF2283 domain-containing protein, with protein sequence MDEAELIKMIPHVVRSSTKKVWIDYDEEADVLYVSFVYPPNAIEHEEDEDGIIRNYDKEGKLTGLTIIAAKRFTEEAAA encoded by the coding sequence ATGGACGAAGCAGAGCTAATAAAGATGATTCCACACGTGGTCAGATCCTCAACGAAGAAGGTCTGGATTGACTACGATGAAGAAGCTGATGTGCTTTATGTCAGCTTTGTCTATCCCCCAAATGCCATAGAACATGAGGAGGACGAAGATGGGATCATCAGAAATTACGATAAAGAAGGCAAGCTTACTGGTTTGACTATCATTGCAGCCAAAAGATTCACGGAGGAAGCTGCTGCATAG
- a CDS encoding UPF0175 family protein, which yields MTADIDVLKEGIEGLIRAGYYKNREALMDEAFRTMIEVKPFIRLEMAVELYKSEKISMSRAAEIAGISIEGFKSFLESRGIKRIVHAPPRERLEKGVDAILG from the coding sequence ATGACTGCAGATATAGATGTTCTCAAAGAAGGAATTGAGGGCCTGATTCGAGCGGGCTATTACAAGAATCGAGAAGCTTTGATGGATGAGGCCTTCAGAACGATGATCGAGGTAAAACCATTTATTAGATTGGAAATGGCAGTTGAGCTGTATAAATCAGAAAAGATATCTATGAGCAGGGCAGCAGAGATTGCCGGGATCTCTATAGAGGGATTTAAGAGCTTTTTAGAATCAAGAGGAATAAAGAGAATAGTACATGCTCCGCCTCGGGAACGGTTAGAAAAGGGAGTTGACGCGATTCTTGGATAA
- a CDS encoding type II toxin-antitoxin system VapC family toxin, translating to MATNVTVDTSVIVKALVPPRRKKQDKLFDLQRELHLSCRDVLLKTESGEYANHIPLLALIETACVVSRLSDAQRAGLALTFLGQNSRFYGDAYLMERSIRIGMRTKASGFDVVFMACAEETGSILITDDRKMYDRANDYGLDVIFIRDV from the coding sequence ATGGCTACTAACGTAACGGTGGATACGTCAGTAATCGTAAAAGCCCTGGTGCCACCCAGACGAAAAAAGCAAGATAAGCTTTTCGATTTACAGCGCGAACTTCATTTGAGTTGCAGGGATGTTCTTCTGAAGACCGAATCAGGAGAATATGCAAACCATATTCCATTGCTGGCCCTCATAGAAACCGCGTGTGTTGTTTCCCGATTGTCAGACGCGCAGAGAGCAGGTCTCGCCCTGACATTTCTCGGCCAGAATTCCAGATTCTATGGCGACGCATATTTGATGGAGCGGTCGATTAGGATTGGCATGAGAACCAAAGCCAGCGGTTTTGATGTTGTCTTCATGGCATGTGCCGAGGAAACCGGATCAATCCTAATTACGGATGACCGAAAGATGTACGATCGAGCAAATGATTACGGCCTCGATGTCATCTTCATTCGAGATGTCTGA
- a CDS encoding glycosyltransferase family 2 protein translates to MSFVIAAMPAYNEERSIAKMVLGCKKYVDQVVVVDDGSSDATASIAEALGAYVVRHEKNSGYGAALRSCFEAARNLGAEKMVIIDSDGQHDAAEIPKLLDPLNNGCDLVIGSRFCDGNGKDIPAYRKVGMKVLDVATNVAGGVSVTDSQSGFRAYGRRAIESIYIKDSGMSAGSEVLLQAKDNDLSIKEVPIHCRYDVERASTQNPVSHGVKTLIKILHDMELRRPLYYFTVPGILLAAVGVGMGLDFLRVFYHGGSLAYGPTLLMILLTLVGSFLAMTGIILHSISKMMIEFKNEIEQIRKTNHVHGHNAGNKARDN, encoded by the coding sequence ATGTCATTTGTCATAGCCGCCATGCCTGCCTACAATGAGGAGAGGTCCATCGCCAAGATGGTTTTAGGCTGCAAGAAGTACGTCGACCAGGTGGTAGTGGTCGACGACGGCAGCTCTGACGCCACGGCGAGCATAGCCGAAGCTTTGGGGGCTTATGTGGTTCGGCATGAGAAGAACAGTGGCTATGGTGCAGCGCTCCGTTCCTGCTTTGAGGCGGCACGCAATCTGGGGGCGGAGAAGATGGTGATCATAGACTCGGACGGCCAGCATGATGCTGCTGAGATTCCAAAGCTCCTCGATCCACTCAACAATGGCTGCGATCTGGTTATAGGCTCCCGGTTCTGCGACGGCAATGGCAAAGACATTCCCGCCTATCGGAAGGTGGGGATGAAGGTTCTCGATGTAGCAACCAATGTTGCCGGGGGGGTCAGCGTCACTGATAGCCAGAGCGGCTTTCGAGCTTACGGGCGGAGGGCGATAGAGAGCATCTACATCAAGGACAGCGGCATGTCCGCCGGCTCGGAGGTACTCTTGCAGGCCAAGGACAATGATCTGTCCATCAAGGAGGTGCCGATCCACTGCCGGTACGATGTGGAGAGGGCCTCGACCCAGAATCCCGTATCCCACGGGGTGAAGACGCTGATCAAGATCCTGCATGATATGGAGCTGAGAAGGCCGCTTTATTACTTCACAGTGCCTGGGATTCTGCTGGCGGCAGTGGGGGTTGGAATGGGGCTGGATTTTCTGCGAGTGTTTTATCATGGAGGGAGCCTGGCGTATGGGCCTACGCTGCTTATGATATTGCTGACGCTGGTTGGGTCATTCCTGGCCATGACTGGGATCATATTGCACAGCATATCCAAGATGATGATTGAATTCAAGAATGAGATCGAGCAGATAAGAAAAACGAACCATGTCCATGGCCACAATGCTGGGAACAAGGCCAGAGATAATTAA
- a CDS encoding GxxExxY protein, whose product MQSSPERLRADALSREIIGAAIEVHRHLGPGLFESVYEECLCCELGLRGISFQRQVPLPLSYKGLNLDCGYRLDILVEDLVIVELKAVEEINFLHEAQLLTYLKLRNTWLGLLINFNVRMLRDGITRLVNG is encoded by the coding sequence ATGCAATCCTCTCCTGAGAGACTGAGAGCGGATGCTCTCTCCAGAGAGATCATCGGCGCAGCCATCGAGGTTCATCGTCATCTCGGCCCCGGGCTTTTCGAATCCGTCTATGAGGAGTGCCTGTGCTGCGAGTTGGGTCTGAGGGGGATTAGTTTCCAACGCCAGGTCCCACTGCCACTGAGTTACAAGGGCCTAAATCTGGATTGCGGCTACCGGCTTGATATCCTGGTGGAGGACCTGGTGATTGTAGAGCTAAAGGCGGTGGAGGAGATCAATTTCCTCCACGAGGCTCAGCTTCTGACCTACCTGAAATTAAGGAATACGTGGCTTGGGTTGCTCATCAATTTCAATGTCAGGATGCTGAGGGATGGGATAACAAGACTCGTGAATGGGTAA
- a CDS encoding DUF2283 domain-containing protein, with protein sequence MDEAELIKMIPHVVRSSTKKVWIDYDEEADVLYVSFVYPPNAIEHEEDEDGIIRNYDKEGKLTGLTIIAAKRFTEEAAA encoded by the coding sequence ATGGACGAAGCAGAGCTAATAAAGATGATTCCACACGTGGTCAGATCCTCAACGAAGAAGGTCTGGATTGACTACGATGAAGAAGCGGATGTGCTTTATGTCAGCTTTGTCTATCCTCCAAATGCCATAGAGCATGAGGAGGACGAAGATGGGATCATCAGAAATTACGATAAAGAAGGCAAGCTCACGGGTTTGACTATCATTGCAGCCAAGAGATTCACGGAGGAGGCTGCTGCATAG
- a CDS encoding UDP-N-acetylglucosamine 2-epimerase, translating into MTIAIILGTRPEIIKMAPVIRECQRRGLDYSIIHTGQHYSYQMDRIFFEQLELPQPDHNLDVGSGNHGEQTGRILADLEGVLMAKRPDIAPFEQPLQGCNAGNRGWPLIG; encoded by the coding sequence ATGACCATTGCAATCATCCTCGGGACCAGGCCGGAGATCATCAAGATGGCACCGGTGATAAGAGAGTGCCAGCGCCGCGGCCTGGATTACAGCATCATCCACACCGGCCAGCACTACTCCTATCAGATGGACCGGATATTCTTCGAGCAGCTGGAGCTACCGCAGCCAGATCATAATTTAGATGTAGGCTCCGGCAATCATGGCGAGCAGACGGGGCGGATCCTGGCAGATCTGGAAGGAGTGCTGATGGCAAAGCGGCCCGATATAGCGCCATTCGAACAGCCGCTGCAGGGATGCAACGCTGGAAACCGAGGATGGCCATTGATCGGGTAG
- a CDS encoding type II toxin-antitoxin system VapC family toxin, which produces MSYRPRVCLDSSVVVKWFKVEEESAEALKIRRWAEEGRIKLIISAIVLSESARALKKTGCDKEEIYEILDLFDAFISLCGVDVVPVELLIIKSAQSLVIEHNLYSADAIHVATATLTESDFFVSIDEHHFKESLKSHLEKKNVWPLKLSNVGKILV; this is translated from the coding sequence ATGAGTTATAGGCCGAGAGTCTGCCTTGATTCTTCGGTTGTGGTTAAATGGTTCAAGGTCGAAGAGGAAAGCGCAGAAGCCTTAAAGATAAGGAGATGGGCTGAAGAAGGGAGAATAAAGCTAATCATTTCTGCAATTGTTCTTTCGGAAAGTGCCAGGGCTCTTAAGAAGACGGGTTGCGATAAAGAAGAAATATATGAGATATTGGATTTATTCGACGCATTCATCAGTCTTTGCGGAGTTGATGTCGTTCCTGTTGAATTGTTGATAATCAAATCTGCCCAAAGCCTAGTAATAGAGCATAATTTGTATTCGGCAGATGCGATTCATGTTGCAACTGCTACATTGACTGAATCAGATTTTTTTGTCTCAATAGACGAGCATCATTTCAAGGAAAGCCTAAAATCGCATCTTGAGAAGAAGAACGTATGGCCTTTGAAGCTGTCTAATGTGGGAAAAATTTTAGTGTAG
- a CDS encoding type II toxin-antitoxin system HicB family antitoxin: MVSIKIEKLDEGAYLATSDVLPGLVAEGRTIAETMEIAQDVARKIIESYIEHGDPLPPEMAPASRTVRNIKIPVAVT; this comes from the coding sequence ATGGTATCAATAAAGATTGAAAAGCTTGATGAAGGGGCATACCTGGCCACAAGCGATGTTCTGCCCGGTCTGGTGGCAGAGGGAAGGACGATTGCAGAGACGATGGAGATCGCCCAGGATGTGGCCAGAAAGATCATTGAGTCTTACATCGAGCACGGAGATCCGCTTCCTCCCGAGATGGCTCCCGCATCCAGGACGGTCAGGAATATCAAGATCCCTGTGGCTGTGACTTGA
- a CDS encoding type II toxin-antitoxin system HicA family toxin encodes MSRLPLVSGAEAVKAFNKAGWYPARQTGSHLIMIKQGSMVTLSVPMHSEIDRGTLRKLIGLAGLSVEEFLELL; translated from the coding sequence ATGTCCCGGCTGCCCTTGGTCTCTGGAGCTGAAGCAGTTAAAGCGTTTAATAAAGCTGGATGGTATCCCGCCAGGCAGACCGGAAGCCATCTAATTATGATCAAGCAAGGCTCTATGGTTACACTTTCAGTACCCATGCATAGCGAAATTGACAGGGGAACACTAAGAAAGCTGATAGGTCTTGCCGGGCTTTCTGTAGAAGAGTTTTTGGAGTTATTGTAG
- a CDS encoding type II toxin-antitoxin system HicB family antitoxin, translated as MRFKVIISNGEDGWLVVECPSLPGCVSQGRTVEEALENIKDAIQGCLDVLGDRTLIKDSERIVEVEA; from the coding sequence ATGCGGTTTAAGGTCATTATCAGCAATGGAGAAGATGGCTGGCTCGTTGTAGAATGCCCCTCTCTGCCAGGTTGCGTCTCACAGGGAAGAACCGTTGAAGAAGCCCTGGAAAACATCAAGGATGCTATACAGGGTTGCCTGGATGTGCTTGGCGATAGAACCCTGATCAAAGACAGCGAAAGGATAGTAGAAGTCGAGGCTTAA
- a CDS encoding UPF0175 family protein, translated as MASANDEIDALMRTEIYKSREELLKDALRALLSMKPGLRIEIAIDLYRNEKVSLWKAAEIAGLCMEEFKDVLASRSIKLEVGGTDEESLFRLARLGLI; from the coding sequence ATGGCATCTGCGAATGACGAAATTGATGCTCTGATGCGAACTGAGATTTATAAGTCCCGAGAGGAGCTATTGAAGGATGCATTGAGAGCTCTATTATCTATGAAGCCGGGCCTCCGAATCGAGATAGCTATTGATCTTTACAGGAATGAGAAGGTCAGCCTCTGGAAGGCGGCTGAAATAGCAGGGCTTTGCATGGAAGAGTTTAAGGACGTGCTGGCCTCCAGGTCCATTAAACTCGAGGTAGGTGGGACGGATGAGGAGAGCCTGTTCCGACTGGCCAGATTGGGCCTCATATGA